A stretch of Mesoplodon densirostris isolate mMesDen1 chromosome 7, mMesDen1 primary haplotype, whole genome shotgun sequence DNA encodes these proteins:
- the LOC132493391 gene encoding BCL-6 corepressor-like, translating to MRFSELEMKEREGGHPTTKDSEVRKFSPADWERLKGSQDKKPKSFALEEAIADQNDSERCFTTFSSSKTVKPLLRNQSKQEVLNDSTKLREPLPHVRPGDSFLVRPYNITRSLYLENC from the exons ATGCGCTTCTCAGAGTTGGAGATGAAAGAGCGAGAAGGTGGCCACCCCACGACCAAAGACTCCGAGGTGCGCAAATTCAGCCCCGCTGACTGGGAAAGGCTGAAAGGAAGTCAGGACAAAAAGCCAAAGTCGTTCGCCCTGGAGGAGGCCATTGCCGACCAGAACGACAGTGAGAGAT GCTTCACTactttcagttcctcaaaaactGTCAAGCCATTATTAAGAAATCAAAGCAAGCAGGAAGTTTTAAATGACTCCACAAAATTGCGTGAGCCTCTACCACATGTTAGGCCAGGAGACAGCTTCCTAGTTCGGCCCTATAATATCACTCGCTCCCTTTACTTGGAAAATTGCTAA